The Drosophila innubila isolate TH190305 chromosome 3R unlocalized genomic scaffold, UK_Dinn_1.0 2_E_3R, whole genome shotgun sequence genome has a segment encoding these proteins:
- the LOC117791817 gene encoding protein spindle-F: MEAKPAKGTFPSAASFSSTSTDKMNYALQVALQTMKERCIQLQRRVSSMEEENQRLREGNVGTAAANGSNTECIGDVGSLRSQVDDLQRQKEQLEDQISMVSNENRRLWSRLSKISKDQTQLPKEDEAAISSHIRGAVNASIGANANLIRSKTFTQHSPNPHLRQKMISDGSLEDIALDEFDASEELGYPYGLHVEDTSAVNDLDTNLDAKHCMEGLQDLRREAMKQQQALNTALIQLETRFALQPCPDCVKKAANKPEMADKSLETEDRLSNELKRYHSEHTTNQTHDTFNGHTTIPIVPPPRLNIIQEKLKADAIDKTCPMCGKLYSSQVSFKAFQEHVEMHFIDETLDADGSMDRQFEFISHAVGDF, from the exons ATGGAAGCGAAACCTGCCAAAGGCACATTTCCGTCCGCAGCTAGCTTCAGCTCGACGTCCACTGACAAAATGAATTACGCATTGCAAGTGGCGTTGCAGACAATGAAAGAACGGTGCATACAGTTGCAGCGTCGTGTTTCCAGCATGGAGGAGGAAAATCAACGACTGCGTGAAGGCAACGTTGGCACTGCGGCAGCCAATGGCAGCAACACTGAATGCATTGGCGACGTTGGGTCACTTCGTTCACAGGTGGATGACCTGCAACGCCAGAAAGAGCAGCTTGAGGATCAAATTAGCATGGTATCCAATGAGAACCGCAGATTGTGGTCACGCCTGTCAAAGATATCAAAAGACCAGACACAATTGCCAAAAGAGGACGAAGCTGCAATTTCGTCGCATATTCGAGGCGCCGTTAATGCCTCAATTGGTGccaatgcaaatttaattcgtTCCAAAACGTTTACCCAGCACTCGCCAAATCCTCACTTGCGCCAGAAGATGATTTCAGATGGAAGCCTTGAAGATATTGCGTTGGACGAATTTGATGCAAGCGAGGAGCTTGGCTATCCATACGGCCTGCATGTTGAGGACACTAGTGCCGTCAATGATCTAGACACCAATCTTGATGCGAAGCATTGCATGGAAGGATTACAGGACTTACGTCGTGAGGCCATGAAACAGCAGCAAGCGCTTAACACTGCTCTCATTCAGCTGGAGACTCGTTTTG CGCTCCAACCCTGTCCTGACTGTGTGAAAAAGGCTGCCAACAAACCGGAAATGGCTGATAAGAGCTTGGAGACGGAGGATAGACTAAGCAATGAGCTCAAACGATATCACAGCGAGCATACGACAAATCAAACGCACGACACTTTTAATGGACACACAACAATACCGATCGTGCCACCGCCTCGACTTAATATAATACAAGAAAAACTTAAGGCTGATGCCATAGACAAGACTTGCCCCATGTGCGGCAAATTGTACTCTAGCCAAGTGTCGTTTAAGGCATTCCAGGAACATGTGGAAATGCACTTCATTGACGAAACACTAGATGCGGATGGCAGCATGGATCGCCAGTTTGAGTTTATTTCGCATGCAGTCGGAGATTTCTGA
- the LOC117791846 gene encoding methionyl-tRNA formyltransferase, mitochondrial isoform X2, with product MLFGRSLLNHYFKYKRKVIQNITEINRRCIATCQSPKVLFFGTDNFSLPSLQKLHQNKVEVGVVTSFKSPANCVRSYAELQKLPLYRWPITAEQCAAYEVGVVVSFGHMIPLPIINAFPSGIINVHASLLPRWRGAAPIIYAIMKGDTKTGVSIMQIQPHHFDIGDEILLDPGAA from the exons ATGTTGTTCGGTAGAAGTTTacttaatcattattttaaatataagagaAAAGTAATTCAAAACATAACTGAAATAAATAGGCGATGTATTGCCACCTGCCAGTCACCCAAAGTGCTGTTTTTTGGAACCGACAATTTCTCATTGCCAAGTTTACAAAAACTGCATCAAAACAAAGTGGAAGTTGGCGTCGTTACTTCATTCAAGAGTCCCGCCAACTGTGTCCGAAGCTACGCCGAGCTGCAGAAGCTTCCTCTCTACCGATGGCCCATTACGGCGGAACAGTGTGCCGCCTACGAGGTGGGCGTGGTTGTCTCCTTCGGTCATATGATACCGTTGCCCATTATAAATGCTTTTCCCAGCGGAATCATTAACGTTCATGCCAGTTTGCTTCCTCGTTGGCGCGGAGCAGCTCCGATAATCTACGCAATCATGAAAGGCGACACTAAAACGGGAGTTTCGATTATGCAGATTCAGCCACATCATTTTGACATTGGCGAT GAAATTCTTTTAGATCCTGGCGCAGCGTGA
- the LOC117791847 gene encoding 39S ribosomal protein L32, mitochondrial: MSRNLFLSIKNLIRNLENLFLPYGGQHPALACIVQQHSSGINSSNTSQSFNLKDIIGDGMLWAVPKHRRSVEKRLNRKFGVPEYNWKPLKEKRNLRSCPKCGHDHELGVLCPFCYDKVRKETQLMQDKIQEQLGLEAIEQEVVVLYEGEKGEESAEILKGKRIVEMKKPRPMWFTKNLLQKSTQQSSETKEVKPSDLG; encoded by the exons atgtctcgtaatttgtttttatcaattaaaaatcttattaGAAATTTGGAAAACTTGTTTTTGCCATACGGTGGACAGCATCCTGCATTGGCATGTATTGTGCAACAACATAGCAGTGGcattaacagcagcaacacatcACAGAGCTTTAACCTCAAGGATATCATTGGAGATGGCATGCTCTGGGCTGTTCCCAAGCATCGTCGGAGTGTGGAGAAACGCTTAAATCGCAAGTTTGGCGTTCCAGAGTATAATTGGAAGCCGCTAAAGGAAAAGAGAAATCTGCGATCTTGTCCAAAATGCGGCCACGATCACGAATTGGGTGTTCTGTGTC CTTTCTGCTACGACAAAGTGCGCAAGGAAACGCAGCTGATGCAGGACAAAATCCAGGAGCAACTTGGCTTGGAGGCAATCGAGCAAGAAGTGGTTGTTTTGTATGAAGGCGAGAAGGGAGAGGAATCCGCGGAGATTCTTAAAGGCAAACGGATTGTGGAAATGAAAAAACCACGTCCCATGTGGTTCACCAAAAATCTATTGCAGAAATCCACACAGCAATCATCTGAAACCAAAGAGGTTAAGCCATCTGATTTGGGCTAA
- the LOC117791846 gene encoding methionyl-tRNA formyltransferase, mitochondrial isoform X1: MLFGRSLLNHYFKYKRKVIQNITEINRRCIATCQSPKVLFFGTDNFSLPSLQKLHQNKVEVGVVTSFKSPANCVRSYAELQKLPLYRWPITAEQCAAYEVGVVVSFGHMIPLPIINAFPSGIINVHASLLPRWRGAAPIIYAIMKGDTKTGVSIMQIQPHHFDIGDILAQRELPIRSDIHMPELHSALSQLGADLLLDTVHNLKDQLAKATPQDEKLASFAPKITSRITEIMWSEQTASELYARYRALYGFKCLTTSFVDKQVQLIEVQQPQQQLAASLTPGQFTFHRGRKSLMIGCAGGTLLEVTQIRLEGKKPMSAQDFNNGFLKRAASLEFTRNKHVACC; the protein is encoded by the exons ATGTTGTTCGGTAGAAGTTTacttaatcattattttaaatataagagaAAAGTAATTCAAAACATAACTGAAATAAATAGGCGATGTATTGCCACCTGCCAGTCACCCAAAGTGCTGTTTTTTGGAACCGACAATTTCTCATTGCCAAGTTTACAAAAACTGCATCAAAACAAAGTGGAAGTTGGCGTCGTTACTTCATTCAAGAGTCCCGCCAACTGTGTCCGAAGCTACGCCGAGCTGCAGAAGCTTCCTCTCTACCGATGGCCCATTACGGCGGAACAGTGTGCCGCCTACGAGGTGGGCGTGGTTGTCTCCTTCGGTCATATGATACCGTTGCCCATTATAAATGCTTTTCCCAGCGGAATCATTAACGTTCATGCCAGTTTGCTTCCTCGTTGGCGCGGAGCAGCTCCGATAATCTACGCAATCATGAAAGGCGACACTAAAACGGGAGTTTCGATTATGCAGATTCAGCCACATCATTTTGACATTGGCGAT ATCCTGGCGCAGCGTGAATTGCCCATTAGAAGCGACATTCACATGCCGGAGCTCCATTCTGCCCTCTCCCAATTGGGAGCTGACTTGCTGCTGGATACCGTTCATAATCTAAAGGATCAACTGGCAAAGGCGACGCCACAAGATGAAAAGTTAGCCAGTTTTG CACCAAAAATAACATCTCGTATTACGGAGATCATGTGGTCTGAACAAACTGCATCGGAGCTGTACGCGCGATATCGTGCTCTATATGGATTCAAATGCCTGACCACAAGTTTTGTGGATAAGCAGGTGCAGCTCATAGAGGTGCaacagccgcaacaacaattagCAGCGTCTCTGACTCCAGGTCAATTCACCTTTCACCGAGGCCGCAAATCTCTGATGATTGGCTGTGCCGGAGGCACTTTACTGGAAGTTACTCAGATACGTCTAGAGGGCAAAAAACCAATGAGTGCGCAAGATTTCAACAATGGATTTCTGAAGAGAGCTGCTTCGTTAGAGTTTACGCGAAATAAACATGTTGCCTGTTGTTAA